The proteins below are encoded in one region of Silene latifolia isolate original U9 population chromosome 2, ASM4854445v1, whole genome shotgun sequence:
- the LOC141641680 gene encoding 2-oxoglutarate-dependent dioxygenase DAO-like encodes METQIPVIDLQEPQNLRKVCRKWGCFRLINHEVDTKLMAEMKSAIKELFDRPLEIKQRNKEVVAGSGYMAPNQSHRLLEAFGIFDVASPLPVSSFCSDLQVSPHIRFSLEFLTLK; translated from the coding sequence ATGGAAACCCAAATACCAGTAATAGATCTACAAGAGCCCCAGAACTTGAGGAAAGTATGCAGGAAATGGGGTTGCTTCAGATTGATCAATCATGAAGTTGACACAAAATTGATGGCGGAGATGAAATCTGCAATTAAAGAATTGTTCGATCGTCCGTTGGAGATTAAGCAGAGGAACAAAGAGGTTGTTGCAGGAAGTGGGTACATGGCTCCGAATCAAAGCCATCGACTTTTAGAAGCTTTTGGAATATTTGATGTTGCTTCTCCTCTTCCTGTTTCTTCCTTTTGCTCTGACCTTCAAGTCTCCCCTCATATAAGGTTCTCTCTTGAATTTCTTACTCTTAAATGA
- the LOC141641682 gene encoding uncharacterized protein LOC141641682, with product MCASVRGSVDQHTKVKDLIKAIDEQFATSDKALASTLIMQFSSLRLTETKGVRDYIMRMRDISAQLKTLEVTMSDSFLVHFILCTLSPKYAPFKISYNTHKDKWSINELMAMCVQEEGRLLMEEGEKVNLTVASSSKRQKDHTKDKGKGKIFELDH from the coding sequence ATGTGTGCTAGTGTTCGTGGTTCTGTCGATCAGCATACTAAAGTTAAAGATCTAATTAAGGCCATCGATGAACAGTTTGCAACTTCTGATAAAGCTCTTGCTAGTACCTTAATAATGCAGTTTTCATCTTTGAGGCTCACCGAGACTAAAGGTGTGCGTGATTATATCATGCGCATGAGGGATATTTCAGCCCAACTTAAGACTTTGGAAGTTACTATGTCTGACTCTTTCCTTGTGCACTTCATTTTATGCACTCTTTCTCCAAAATATGCTCCTTTTAAGATCTCTTACAACACACATAAGGATAAATGGTCAATTAATGAACTTATGGCCATGTGTGTTCAAGAGGAGGGCAGATTGTTGATGGAGGAAGGTGAAAAGGTGAACCTTACTGTTGCTTCTTCTTCAAAGAGGCAAAAGGATCACACTAAAGATAAGGGAAAGGGAAAGATTTTTGAGCTTGACCATTAA